A stretch of the Candidatus Jettenia sp. AMX2 genome encodes the following:
- a CDS encoding MIP/aquaporin family protein, with protein MNALRKYSAEFLGTFTLVFIAAGAVCADYYLRKTTGQGFGIIGTSLAFGLATASVIYAISHISGAHINPAITIAHWITQRINPNTAIKYILSQLLGASLAGFTLKMLFPEALYTIYLGSSSLGDEVSTHQGIIMEFIISFLLALTIYGTLDKRAYNGFAGLAIGLVVLFGALVGGPISGGIMNPARAFGPAIASGQFTHHYIWWIGPIIGSIAAALLYDAVLAENGEKK; from the coding sequence ATGAATGCATTAAGAAAGTATAGTGCAGAATTCCTGGGTACATTTACCCTTGTTTTCATAGCAGCAGGTGCGGTATGCGCTGATTACTATCTGAGAAAAACAACCGGACAGGGATTTGGTATTATAGGAACATCGCTCGCCTTTGGTTTAGCTACAGCTTCAGTCATTTACGCCATCAGCCACATTTCAGGTGCTCATATTAATCCGGCAATTACTATCGCTCACTGGATAACGCAAAGGATCAATCCGAACACAGCAATCAAGTATATCCTGTCACAGCTCCTCGGCGCTTCCCTGGCAGGGTTTACCTTAAAAATGTTATTTCCGGAGGCATTGTATACAATTTATCTGGGTTCAAGCTCTCTTGGAGACGAAGTTTCTACCCATCAGGGTATTATTATGGAATTCATTATCTCCTTCCTGCTTGCCTTAACAATTTATGGCACCCTTGACAAGAGGGCATATAACGGTTTTGCAGGACTGGCAATAGGTCTTGTTGTATTATTTGGGGCCTTAGTCGGAGGGCCAATCAGCGGGGGCATTATGAACCCTGCACGCGCCTTTGGGCCTGCTATTGCATCAGGACAATTTACCCATCATTATATCTGGTGGATTGGCCCCATTATTGGCAGTATCGCAGCCGCACTCTTATACGATGCCGTCCTGGCAGAAAACGGAGAGAAGAAATAA
- a CDS encoding type II toxin-antitoxin system RelE/ParE family toxin, with protein sequence MEKFKVVFSDKAEKDTDTLSDDDFNRIVNGCKRLEDNPFPDGKHIKKLKGYEDLYRLRIGDYRIIFEWKGSQINIVRILSRQDFGKKY encoded by the coding sequence GTGGAGAAGTTTAAAGTCGTCTTTTCTGATAAGGCAGAAAAGGATACAGATACCTTGTCAGACGACGACTTTAACCGCATAGTAAACGGATGTAAACGGCTTGAAGACAATCCATTTCCTGATGGTAAACATATCAAGAAGCTCAAAGGTTATGAAGACCTCTACCGCTTAAGAATCGGTGATTATCGGATCATCTTTGAATGGAAAGGATCACAAATTAACATTGTAAGAATTCTTTCCCGCCAGGATTTCGGGAAAAAGTATTAA
- a CDS encoding DUF1622 domain-containing protein translates to MTTLINFREIAQSISIFADVLGVLIIAVGLVSASVKYLSGGRKAQNGYKRYRQDLGRGILLGLEFLVAADIIRTVAVTPTLQGVFVLGIIVLIRTFLSMALEIEVEGCWPWRARG, encoded by the coding sequence ATGACAACTTTGATAAATTTCAGGGAAATAGCCCAAAGCATCAGTATTTTTGCAGATGTTTTAGGTGTCCTCATAATAGCCGTGGGATTGGTGTCCGCTTCCGTTAAATATCTTTCTGGCGGGAGGAAGGCTCAGAATGGATACAAGCGATATCGACAGGATCTGGGACGTGGGATACTGCTTGGATTAGAGTTTCTGGTGGCTGCTGATATTATCCGAACAGTTGCGGTTACTCCAACGCTGCAAGGTGTATTTGTCTTGGGAATAATCGTATTGATCAGAACCTTCCTGAGTATGGCCCTGGAGATAGAGGTAGAAGGATGCTGGCCCTGGCGTGCCAGAGGGTAA
- a CDS encoding nucleotidyltransferase substrate binding protein → MQNSKKSSHDSALKKVKEGIICNAPKSCFRELFSIGIINGEETMKLLEMTDDRNMTPHTYKEELAQVIYGKLKEYSILIENVLKRLHS, encoded by the coding sequence ATGCAAAATAGCAAAAAGAGCAGCCATGATTCTGCTTTAAAAAAGGTAAAGGAAGGTATTATCTGTAATGCGCCAAAATCCTGTTTCCGGGAGTTATTTTCCATTGGTATTATAAACGGGGAAGAAACGATGAAACTGCTTGAGATGACCGATGACAGGAACATGACACCACATACCTATAAAGAAGAATTAGCTCAGGTTATCTATGGAAAGTTAAAAGAGTACAGTATATTGATAGAAAATGTCTTAAAACGTTTGCATAGTTAA